In the genome of Variibacter gotjawalensis, one region contains:
- a CDS encoding MarR family winged helix-turn-helix transcriptional regulator — protein sequence MPKKNEPPLIEQVGHAVRRMGAQSVLMSEAMASRFGMNSTDLECLDVLFLRGEATAGELAKATGLTSGATTTMIDRLVEAGYIRRDNDPNDRRRVILRVRPEKIGPIARAYEPIAQRTTALWSTFSEKELATVLRFIDESLKLSVDWIEELQQAEKARKKK from the coding sequence ATGCCGAAGAAGAACGAACCACCGTTGATCGAGCAAGTCGGCCACGCGGTGCGCCGCATGGGCGCGCAGAGCGTACTGATGAGCGAAGCGATGGCGTCGCGCTTCGGAATGAATTCGACCGATCTCGAATGCCTCGATGTTTTGTTCCTGCGCGGCGAAGCAACGGCGGGTGAACTCGCCAAGGCGACCGGCCTCACCTCCGGCGCGACGACAACGATGATCGATCGCTTGGTGGAGGCCGGATACATTCGGCGTGACAACGATCCGAACGATCGCCGGCGTGTCATCCTGCGCGTGCGGCCGGAGAAGATCGGGCCGATCGCGCGGGCGTATGAGCCGATCGCGCAACGCACGACCGCCCTGTGGTCGACGTTCAGCGAGAAAGAACTCGCGACGGTGCTGCGCTTCATCGATGAGAGCCTGAAGCTCTCGGTCGATTGGATCGAGGAACTGCAGCAGGCTGAAAAGGCGCGGAAGAAGAAGTAG
- a CDS encoding CaiB/BaiF CoA transferase family protein, with amino-acid sequence MAGATGPLSGMTVLELCHFIAGPYCTRLLADMGATVIKIETPGEGDPIRTWGEKVDGRSLWWSVHARNKKSVTVNVKDPRGRDIVLNLVKRSRIVVENYRPGQIERWGLGPDVMAAANPRCVLVRISGYGQTGPNRDAPAFGVIGEAMGGMRYLTNHPADMTDLPSVRVGFSIGDSIAGMYGAMAALAAVHEQDNAEVPTFRTIDVALTESVLSLLEGCLPEFGKLGMVREPQGSRLATASPSNAYPTKDGAWVLIAANSNPLFARLSALMKQPELAKDPRFLGNHERVQNMDAIDRIIGDWTRAIESAELVRLLAEAQIPATKIFTIEDIAADKQFLARGMIQKVPDPYFKDELLHPGAMPIISGFDRAAAVRWTGPDVGEHTGDVLGELGLSADEIAALKKDGVV; translated from the coding sequence ATGGCAGGCGCGACTGGCCCACTCTCCGGCATGACGGTGCTGGAGCTTTGTCACTTCATCGCCGGGCCGTATTGCACGCGGTTGCTCGCCGACATGGGCGCGACCGTGATCAAGATCGAAACACCGGGCGAAGGCGATCCGATCCGTACCTGGGGCGAGAAGGTCGATGGCCGTTCGCTGTGGTGGTCGGTGCATGCGCGCAACAAGAAGAGTGTGACCGTCAACGTGAAGGACCCGCGTGGCCGCGACATTGTCCTCAATCTCGTGAAGCGTTCGCGCATCGTCGTCGAGAACTATCGGCCGGGTCAGATCGAGCGCTGGGGCTTGGGCCCCGACGTGATGGCGGCGGCTAATCCGCGTTGCGTGCTCGTGCGCATCTCGGGCTACGGACAGACCGGACCGAACCGCGACGCGCCGGCGTTCGGCGTCATCGGGGAAGCCATGGGCGGCATGCGCTACCTCACCAATCATCCGGCCGACATGACGGACTTGCCGTCGGTACGCGTCGGCTTTTCGATCGGCGACAGCATCGCGGGGATGTATGGCGCGATGGCCGCGCTCGCCGCCGTGCATGAGCAGGACAATGCCGAAGTGCCGACGTTTCGCACGATCGACGTTGCGCTGACGGAGTCGGTTCTGAGTTTGCTCGAAGGATGCCTGCCGGAATTCGGCAAGCTCGGCATGGTGCGTGAGCCGCAAGGATCGCGGCTCGCAACGGCGTCGCCGTCGAATGCCTATCCGACGAAAGACGGCGCATGGGTGCTGATCGCGGCGAATTCGAACCCGCTGTTCGCGCGTTTGTCGGCGCTGATGAAGCAGCCGGAGCTGGCAAAAGACCCGCGCTTCCTCGGCAACCATGAGCGCGTGCAGAATATGGATGCGATCGATCGCATCATCGGGGATTGGACGCGCGCGATCGAGAGCGCGGAGCTGGTGCGTCTGCTTGCCGAGGCGCAGATTCCCGCGACGAAGATTTTCACGATCGAGGACATTGCGGCGGACAAGCAATTCCTTGCACGCGGGATGATTCAGAAAGTGCCCGATCCGTATTTCAAGGACGAGCTTCTGCATCCGGGCGCGATGCCGATCATTTCGGGTTTCGACCGTGCCGCTGCGGTGCGCTGGACCGGGCCGGATGTCGGCGAGCATACGGGCGATGTGCTCGGGGAGCTGGGATTGAGCGCGGATGAGATCGCGGCGCTGAAGAAAGACGGAGTGGTTTAG
- a CDS encoding 2-hydroxyacid dehydrogenase — MPTRLKVFSTRRLPRAVEQKLRELTEIEFGDDERDYSADDIVAAAKGRDVLVVTLMEPVTAEVTKRFPETIKLVSTVSAGTDHLDVKALTARGIGVSNTPGAVTDTTAEIAMLLILGAARRAREGLAMVEQDRWRGWRPTQLLGLGLSGAKLGLIGCGRIGQAVATRAAAFGMEVHYHGPREVSGAEAKFHARLETMLEICDVVSLHCPSTPATRGLIDEEHLALCKSGVIIVNTARGDLVNDDALIAALKSGHVAAAGLDVFSGEPQLHATYRSLPNVFALPHLGTATEEARTAMGMLVVDNIVAHADGKPLPNAVKPR, encoded by the coding sequence GTGCCCACGCGCCTCAAGGTTTTCTCCACCCGCCGCCTGCCCCGCGCCGTCGAGCAAAAGCTCCGCGAACTCACCGAGATCGAATTCGGCGACGACGAGCGCGACTATTCGGCCGACGACATCGTCGCGGCGGCCAAGGGCCGAGATGTCCTCGTCGTGACGCTGATGGAGCCGGTTACCGCGGAGGTGACAAAGCGATTTCCGGAAACGATCAAGCTTGTCTCCACGGTCTCGGCCGGCACCGACCATCTCGACGTCAAAGCGCTGACGGCACGCGGGATCGGGGTCTCGAACACCCCTGGTGCGGTCACGGACACGACCGCCGAAATCGCGATGCTGCTGATCCTTGGAGCGGCCCGCCGCGCCCGAGAAGGCCTCGCGATGGTCGAACAGGATCGCTGGCGCGGCTGGCGGCCTACCCAATTGCTCGGCCTCGGCCTTTCCGGCGCGAAGCTCGGCCTCATCGGCTGCGGACGTATCGGACAAGCAGTCGCAACGCGTGCGGCCGCCTTCGGCATGGAGGTTCACTATCACGGGCCGCGCGAAGTCTCCGGTGCCGAGGCGAAGTTCCACGCGCGGCTCGAGACGATGCTCGAAATCTGCGACGTCGTCAGCCTGCATTGCCCGTCGACGCCGGCGACGCGCGGCCTGATCGACGAAGAGCATCTCGCGCTGTGCAAGTCCGGCGTCATTATCGTCAACACGGCGCGCGGCGATCTCGTCAACGACGATGCGCTGATCGCGGCGCTCAAATCCGGTCATGTCGCGGCGGCGGGCCTCGACGTGTTCTCGGGCGAGCCGCAGCTGCACGCCACGTATCGCTCATTGCCGAATGTGTTCGCGCTGCCGCATCTCGGCACCGCGACCGAAGAGGCGCGCACCGCGATGGGCATGCTGGTCGTCGACAACATCGTGGCGCATGCCGACGGCAAGCCTTTGCCGAATGCCGTCAAGCCGCGCTAA
- a CDS encoding efflux RND transporter permease subunit: MVKLVHIALTRPYTFIVLALAILIAGPLAASRMPVDIFPAIRIPVISVVWQFTGLPPDQMAGRMTTPFQRALTTTVNDIEHIESNAYTGVSVTKIFFQPGVDIRTANAQVTAIAQTLLRQMPPGATPPLILNYDASTVPIMFLALSGNGLSEQALFDLATSQVRTPLVTVPGAAIAWPFGGKSRQIQLDLNPAAMQALGLSGQDVANALAAQNLITPVGTQKIGDFEYAIQLNNSPTQFADLGNLPIKTVNGATVYIRDVASVRDGFAPQTNIVHVDGDRSVLLQVLKNGSASTLAILDGIKQKLVEMKAGLPDALTIVPLGDQSVFVKSAVSGVMHEGIIAAALTSLMILLFLGSWRSTIIIATSIPLSVLGAIAFLWLSGETLNIMTLGGLALAVGILVDDATVTIENINWHLEQGKGVEESILDGANQIVTPCFVSLLCICIVFVPMFFLDGIARFLFVPMALAVMYAMVWSFFLSRTLVPTLALYLLKAHHGDHAAPSRNPLVRFQRGFERGFEKFRASYLGLLGLALKRRAVFVILFLAFTGGTFALVPYLGRNFFPAVDSGQILLHARVQVGTRVEEAANQFAQMQKFIRTIIPPNEIQTMVDNVGMPISGINLSYNNTGVIGPADGDIQIKLNDGHKPTGDYVRQLREELPRQFPGVQFSFLPADITSQILNFGAPAPIDIQVRGGNLEGNFAYANKLLSKLRRIPGVADARIQQSSNGPAFNVDVDRTRAQTVGLTERDVTNSLVVNLAGSSQVAPTFWLDPRTGFSYNIVMQTPQYKLDTLSALQTVPITATSGTGLPMLGAIADLKRTTTQAVVSQYNIQPMVQIFAATQDRDLGAVATDVQKAIAELQGDLPRGSSVVLLGQVRTMNSAFAGLLFGLLGAIVLIYLLIVVNFQSWSDPFVIITALPAALAGIIWILFVTATPMSVPALTGAIMCMGVATANSVLVITFARERLEELGDPVRAAYEAGLVRFRPVLMTALAMIIGMAPMAFGIGEGGEQNAPLGRAVVGGLIFATFATLMFVPVVFTLVHGKRPASPAYAPEPAHAV, translated from the coding sequence ATGGTCAAGCTCGTCCATATCGCGCTGACGCGGCCCTACACGTTTATCGTGCTGGCGCTCGCGATCCTGATCGCGGGGCCGCTCGCCGCCTCGCGCATGCCGGTCGACATCTTCCCGGCGATCCGTATTCCCGTCATCTCCGTCGTCTGGCAGTTCACCGGTCTGCCGCCGGACCAGATGGCCGGCCGCATGACGACGCCGTTCCAGCGCGCGCTGACGACGACCGTCAACGACATCGAGCACATCGAGTCGAACGCCTACACGGGCGTTTCCGTCACCAAGATCTTCTTCCAGCCCGGCGTCGATATCCGCACGGCAAACGCGCAGGTCACCGCGATCGCGCAGACGCTGCTGCGCCAGATGCCGCCGGGGGCGACGCCGCCGCTCATCCTAAATTACGACGCCTCGACCGTGCCGATCATGTTCCTGGCGCTATCCGGTAACGGATTGTCCGAACAGGCACTTTTCGATCTGGCGACCAGCCAAGTGCGCACGCCATTGGTCACTGTGCCCGGTGCCGCCATTGCGTGGCCGTTCGGCGGCAAGAGCCGCCAAATCCAACTCGACCTCAACCCGGCCGCCATGCAGGCACTCGGTCTGTCGGGTCAGGACGTCGCCAACGCGCTCGCGGCGCAGAACCTCATCACGCCGGTCGGCACGCAGAAGATCGGCGATTTCGAATACGCGATCCAGCTCAACAACTCGCCGACGCAGTTCGCCGATCTCGGCAATCTGCCGATCAAAACCGTCAACGGCGCGACCGTTTATATCCGCGACGTCGCCTCGGTGCGTGACGGCTTCGCGCCGCAGACGAACATCGTCCACGTCGACGGCGATCGTTCGGTGTTGCTGCAGGTACTCAAGAACGGATCGGCCTCGACGCTCGCGATTCTCGACGGCATCAAGCAGAAGCTGGTCGAGATGAAAGCCGGCCTGCCGGATGCGCTGACCATCGTTCCGCTCGGAGACCAGTCGGTCTTCGTGAAGAGCGCCGTCTCCGGCGTCATGCATGAGGGCATCATCGCGGCCGCGCTGACCAGCCTGATGATCCTGCTGTTCCTCGGCTCGTGGCGCTCGACGATCATCATCGCGACCTCGATCCCGCTCTCGGTTCTCGGCGCCATAGCGTTTCTCTGGCTCTCCGGCGAGACGCTCAACATCATGACGCTCGGCGGTCTCGCGCTCGCGGTCGGCATCCTGGTCGACGACGCGACGGTGACGATCGAAAACATCAACTGGCATCTGGAGCAGGGCAAAGGCGTCGAAGAATCGATCCTCGACGGCGCCAATCAGATCGTGACGCCGTGCTTCGTCTCGCTGCTCTGCATCTGCATCGTGTTCGTGCCGATGTTCTTCCTCGACGGCATCGCGCGCTTCCTCTTCGTGCCGATGGCGCTGGCCGTCATGTACGCGATGGTGTGGTCCTTCTTCCTGTCGCGCACGCTGGTGCCGACGCTCGCGCTCTATCTCCTCAAGGCGCATCACGGCGATCATGCCGCTCCGTCGCGCAACCCGCTGGTCCGCTTCCAGCGCGGTTTCGAGCGCGGCTTCGAGAAATTCCGTGCCAGCTATCTCGGCTTGCTCGGCCTGGCGCTGAAGCGCCGCGCCGTTTTCGTCATACTGTTTCTCGCCTTCACGGGCGGCACGTTTGCGCTGGTGCCGTATCTCGGCCGTAACTTCTTCCCGGCGGTCGATTCCGGACAGATCCTGTTGCACGCTCGCGTCCAAGTCGGCACGCGCGTCGAAGAGGCCGCGAACCAATTCGCGCAGATGCAGAAGTTCATCCGCACGATCATCCCGCCGAACGAAATTCAGACGATGGTCGACAACGTCGGCATGCCGATCTCCGGCATCAACCTGTCGTACAACAACACGGGCGTCATCGGCCCGGCCGACGGCGACATCCAGATCAAGCTGAACGATGGCCACAAGCCGACCGGCGATTATGTGCGCCAGTTGCGCGAAGAATTGCCGCGCCAGTTCCCCGGCGTGCAGTTCTCGTTCTTGCCGGCCGATATCACCAGCCAGATCTTGAACTTCGGCGCGCCTGCGCCGATCGATATCCAAGTGCGTGGCGGCAATCTCGAAGGCAACTTCGCTTACGCCAACAAGCTTTTGAGCAAGCTGCGCCGCATCCCCGGCGTCGCCGATGCGCGTATCCAGCAGTCGAGCAACGGCCCGGCCTTCAACGTCGATGTCGACCGCACGCGCGCACAGACCGTCGGCCTCACCGAGCGCGACGTGACGAACAGCCTCGTCGTCAATCTGGCGGGGTCGAGCCAAGTCGCGCCGACCTTCTGGCTCGATCCGCGCACGGGCTTTTCCTACAACATCGTCATGCAGACGCCGCAGTATAAACTCGACACGCTGAGCGCGCTGCAGACCGTACCGATCACCGCTACGAGCGGCACCGGCCTGCCGATGCTCGGTGCCATCGCGGACTTGAAACGCACGACGACGCAAGCCGTCGTTTCGCAATACAACATCCAGCCGATGGTGCAGATTTTCGCGGCAACGCAGGACCGCGACCTCGGTGCCGTCGCGACCGACGTGCAGAAGGCGATTGCCGAACTGCAGGGCGATCTGCCGCGCGGATCGTCCGTCGTGCTGCTCGGCCAGGTGCGCACCATGAACAGCGCCTTCGCGGGCCTGCTGTTCGGTCTCCTTGGCGCGATCGTGCTGATTTATCTGTTGATCGTCGTGAACTTCCAGTCGTGGTCCGACCCGTTCGTCATCATCACGGCGCTTCCGGCCGCGCTGGCCGGAATCATCTGGATCCTCTTCGTCACCGCGACGCCGATGTCGGTGCCGGCGCTCACCGGCGCGATCATGTGCATGGGTGTCGCCACCGCGAACAGCGTGCTCGTCATCACCTTTGCGCGCGAACGTCTCGAAGAGCTCGGCGATCCTGTACGCGCTGCTTACGAAGCTGGTCTCGTCCGTTTCCGCCCGGTTCTCATGACGGCGCTTGCGATGATCATCGGCATGGCGCCGATGGCCTTCGGCATCGGCGAGGGCGGCGAACAGAACGCGCCGCTCGGCCGCGCCGTCGTCGGCGGCCTGATCTTTGCTACCTTCGCAACGCTAATGTTCGTTCCTGTCGTCTTCACCTTGGTGCATGGCAAGCGGCCCGCAAGCCCGGCTTACGCACCGGAGCCCGCGCATGCAGTCTGA
- a CDS encoding efflux RND transporter periplasmic adaptor subunit, with the protein MQSELEVEKPPSRWKLTVFGVVFAVGIVALVITGIQSRATGAKKLQEWTDAQAIPSVAVQAPGTRKLTPYLDLPGRLEAFTRAPILARVNGYVKSWTADIGANVKAGQLLAEIEAPDLDQQLLQARADLLNAQSAARLSEATLTRRRALADQKIVSAQDLDERMADLASKQANVKAQTANVDRLEALASFKRVVAPFDGIVTSRETDIGALINSGTGVPMFVVSDVKRLRAFVSVPQAFVPLIRRGAKTLITVPEYAERTFDATVETSTQAVDSATGTTRMQLIVDNGEGLLMPGSFANIRIDLSLERQPLHVPASALIMGRAGVRVAIVDGDNKIRFKPIVIARDLGQDIEVATGINIDDRVVTTPPDGLNEGDEVRIAGADKKVPAAQLPTTTSTR; encoded by the coding sequence ATGCAGTCTGAACTCGAAGTTGAAAAACCGCCGTCGCGTTGGAAATTGACCGTCTTCGGCGTCGTCTTCGCCGTCGGCATCGTCGCGCTCGTCATCACGGGCATTCAGTCACGGGCGACCGGCGCTAAGAAGCTGCAGGAATGGACCGACGCGCAGGCGATCCCCTCGGTCGCCGTTCAGGCGCCCGGCACGCGCAAGCTCACGCCGTATCTCGACCTTCCTGGCCGCCTCGAAGCCTTCACGCGCGCCCCGATCCTCGCTCGCGTCAACGGCTACGTGAAATCTTGGACCGCGGATATCGGCGCCAACGTGAAGGCCGGGCAGCTCCTCGCCGAGATCGAAGCGCCTGACCTCGATCAGCAGCTCTTGCAGGCTCGCGCTGACCTGCTCAACGCTCAGTCGGCCGCACGCCTTTCCGAAGCAACGCTCACACGCCGCCGCGCGCTGGCCGATCAGAAGATCGTTTCGGCGCAAGACCTTGACGAGCGCATGGCCGATCTCGCCAGCAAGCAGGCGAACGTCAAGGCGCAGACCGCGAATGTCGACCGACTCGAAGCGCTCGCCTCGTTCAAGCGCGTCGTCGCGCCGTTCGACGGCATCGTGACCTCGCGCGAGACCGACATCGGCGCGCTTATCAATTCGGGTACCGGCGTTCCAATGTTCGTCGTCTCCGACGTCAAGCGGCTGCGCGCGTTCGTCAGCGTTCCGCAGGCTTTCGTCCCGCTGATCCGTCGCGGCGCCAAGACGCTGATAACCGTCCCGGAATACGCCGAGCGTACCTTCGACGCGACGGTCGAGACCTCGACGCAAGCTGTCGATTCCGCGACCGGCACGACCCGCATGCAGCTCATCGTCGACAACGGCGAAGGCCTGCTAATGCCGGGCAGCTTTGCGAATATCCGTATCGACCTCTCGCTCGAGCGCCAGCCGCTTCACGTCCCGGCGAGCGCGCTCATCATGGGCCGCGCCGGCGTCCGCGTTGCGATCGTCGACGGCGACAACAAGATCCGTTTCAAACCGATCGTCATCGCGCGCGACCTCGGTCAGGACATCGAAGTAGCGACGGGCATCAATATCGACGATCGCGTCGTCACGACGCCGCCGGACGGCCTCAACGAAGGTGACGAAGTGCGCATCGCGGGAGCCGATAAAAAGGTGCCGGCGGCGCAACTTCCGACAACCACAAGCACGCGCTAA
- a CDS encoding putative bifunctional diguanylate cyclase/phosphodiesterase has protein sequence MADHARVAGSLEIALRHHSVNPEASLRTADNVGTVKLRLIGADGEMLLQRGSEPAWPRVTREATVKLADGEEARLEVEGSLRSAFQIIPLLTLIGILLGMLVYYVGCVLPTRVIDRVLSALRVQNRRFDLAVNNMSQGLCFFDGDARLIVCNDRYLEMYGLPAGSVPPGTTLREIVDRRFEVGSHPKMTPEEYVVWRSSLAVIDRPVDTVSHLINGATILIRHRPMPDGGWVATHEDITDAEDGKQRLAQQMQRFDAALNNMPHGLSMFDADRRLIVCNRKYKEMYRLPAHLAVPGTLYEDIIRYRQDTNQEVSDRALYEREARERADRNKAMHYRKPLMDGRIIQIDFEPMFGGGWVTTHQDITQATEAEAKISHMAQHDALTALPNRTAFREKLEAALKAPDRDTSVAVLYLDLDRFKVVNDTLGHALGDELLEAVAGRLKLCIDDTDTIARLGGDEFAIIQTAAKQPDAATELASRIVSAIAYPFDLERHQGVTIGTSVGIALPRVEDDPVSILEHADLALYFAKANGRGGYRIFDPSMARDMLSRRAMERELRHAFENNQLELHYQPIINLESGRIVSFEALLRWNHPERGILPAGEFVNLAEETGLIVPLGKWVIEQACAAAAKWPLDVKISVNLSALQFHGRTLALHTLSALERSGLSPQRLDLEITESVLLHESETVMTTLRGLKDLGITITLDDFGTGYSSMRYLQQFPFDRLKIDRGFVAGVLDNKECAAIVDAIIGLGNGLGRTTTAEGVETAEQMRELRNAGCIEAQGYYFSPAVPEREIGALWAKIHRAAA, from the coding sequence GTGGCCGATCACGCCCGGGTCGCGGGCAGCCTTGAGATCGCGCTGCGCCATCACTCCGTCAATCCCGAAGCATCCCTGCGCACGGCCGACAATGTCGGCACCGTCAAGCTGCGTCTGATTGGTGCGGATGGCGAGATGCTGCTCCAGCGCGGCAGCGAACCGGCTTGGCCGCGCGTCACCCGCGAGGCGACCGTAAAGCTGGCCGATGGCGAGGAAGCGCGCCTCGAAGTCGAGGGGTCGTTGCGCTCTGCGTTTCAGATCATCCCGCTCCTGACACTGATCGGCATTCTGCTGGGGATGCTTGTCTATTATGTCGGCTGCGTGCTGCCGACTCGCGTCATCGACCGCGTGCTCAGCGCGTTGCGCGTGCAGAACCGGCGCTTCGACCTCGCGGTCAACAACATGTCGCAAGGCCTTTGCTTCTTCGACGGCGATGCGCGGCTGATCGTCTGCAACGATCGCTATCTCGAAATGTACGGCCTGCCGGCCGGCTCCGTCCCGCCCGGCACGACCTTGCGCGAAATCGTCGATCGGCGCTTCGAGGTCGGCAGCCACCCGAAGATGACGCCGGAAGAATACGTCGTGTGGCGCTCCTCGCTCGCCGTCATCGATCGCCCGGTCGACACCGTCTCGCATCTGATCAACGGCGCAACGATCCTCATCCGCCATCGCCCGATGCCGGACGGCGGCTGGGTCGCGACGCACGAAGACATCACGGACGCCGAAGACGGCAAGCAACGCCTCGCGCAGCAGATGCAGCGCTTCGATGCGGCGCTCAACAACATGCCGCACGGCCTGAGCATGTTCGACGCCGACCGACGCCTCATCGTCTGCAATCGCAAATACAAGGAGATGTATCGGCTGCCGGCGCATCTCGCGGTCCCCGGCACGCTGTACGAAGACATCATCCGCTATCGCCAGGACACCAACCAGGAAGTTTCCGACCGCGCACTGTATGAACGCGAAGCGCGCGAGCGTGCCGACCGCAACAAGGCGATGCACTACCGTAAGCCGCTGATGGACGGCCGCATTATCCAGATCGATTTCGAGCCGATGTTCGGCGGCGGCTGGGTGACGACGCACCAGGACATCACGCAGGCGACCGAGGCCGAAGCCAAGATCAGCCATATGGCGCAGCACGATGCACTCACCGCACTGCCGAACCGCACGGCATTCCGGGAGAAGTTGGAAGCCGCGCTCAAAGCGCCGGATCGCGACACGAGCGTCGCGGTGCTTTACCTCGATCTCGATCGCTTCAAGGTGGTCAACGATACGCTCGGCCATGCGCTCGGCGACGAGCTCCTCGAAGCCGTCGCGGGCCGCTTGAAACTGTGCATCGACGATACGGACACGATCGCGCGCCTCGGCGGCGACGAATTCGCCATCATCCAAACCGCTGCCAAGCAACCGGACGCCGCGACCGAACTCGCCAGCCGCATCGTTAGCGCCATCGCTTATCCGTTCGACCTCGAGCGCCACCAGGGCGTGACGATCGGCACCAGCGTCGGCATTGCGTTGCCGCGCGTCGAGGACGATCCCGTCAGCATTCTGGAACACGCCGATCTTGCGCTCTACTTCGCGAAGGCTAACGGCCGCGGCGGTTATCGAATATTCGACCCCTCGATGGCGCGCGATATGCTCAGCCGTCGCGCAATGGAGCGCGAGCTGCGCCACGCTTTCGAAAACAATCAGCTCGAACTTCACTATCAACCGATCATCAATCTCGAATCCGGCCGTATCGTCAGCTTCGAAGCGCTGCTGCGCTGGAATCATCCTGAACGCGGCATTTTGCCGGCCGGCGAGTTCGTCAATCTCGCCGAAGAGACCGGCCTCATCGTTCCGCTCGGCAAGTGGGTTATCGAACAGGCCTGCGCAGCCGCCGCGAAATGGCCGCTCGATGTGAAGATCTCGGTCAATCTCTCGGCGCTGCAATTCCACGGCCGCACGCTCGCGCTGCATACGCTGTCAGCACTGGAGCGATCCGGCTTATCGCCGCAGCGTCTCGATCTCGAAATCACCGAGAGCGTATTGCTGCACGAATCCGAGACCGTGATGACGACGCTGCGCGGTCTGAAGGATCTCGGCATCACGATCACGCTGGACGATTTCGGCACCGGCTATTCGTCGATGCGCTATCTGCAGCAATTCCCGTTCGACCGCCTGAAGATCGACCGCGGCTTCGTCGCCGGCGTGCTCGATAACAAGGAATGCGCCGCGATCGTCGATGCCATCATCGGCCTCGGCAATGGTCTCGGCCGCACCACGACGGCCGAAGGTGTGGAGACCGCCGAGCAAATGCGCGAGCTGCGCAATGCCGGCTGCATCGAAGCGCAGGGCTATTATTTCAGCCCCGCTGTGCCGGAGCGCGAGATCGGCGCTCTGTGGGCGAAGATTCATCGCGCCGCCGCCTAA